One window of Cohnella hashimotonis genomic DNA carries:
- a CDS encoding superoxide dismutase gives MLPGKLLAQLIDSKWREYRHAEALLEAVPDLEPPYAELLRQWEAAFGRTISAAQFAAQEQAADDAQGIYVEAPVREARLRSLIAESMLQTREFGKHLLLMGSGSEAVRRFGRDIRLPADDSDSVENGDYTGPEPADAARAPAAKKAAGQPQGSGAGSNAAAPLSAAASPGSAPVPIGGHKLPPLPYAYNALEPYIDEKTMRIHHDKHHQAYVDDLNKAELKLAEARRKNDFELVKHWERELAFNGAGHYLHTLFWDTMTPGGGGNPTGSLAAQIAKDFGSVDAFKRQFSEAAGKVEGGGWAILVWSPRAHRLEILTAEKHQNLSQWDNVPILPLDVWEHAYYLKHQNKRPDYVKDWWNVVNWPYANARFEEASKLKWPPY, from the coding sequence ATGCTGCCAGGCAAGCTGCTTGCCCAACTGATCGACAGCAAATGGCGCGAATACCGGCATGCGGAAGCGCTGCTCGAAGCGGTGCCCGATCTGGAGCCGCCTTATGCCGAGCTGCTTCGGCAGTGGGAAGCCGCATTCGGCAGGACGATCTCGGCCGCGCAATTCGCCGCGCAGGAGCAGGCTGCGGACGACGCGCAGGGCATTTACGTCGAAGCGCCTGTCCGAGAGGCAAGGCTTAGGAGCCTGATCGCCGAATCGATGCTCCAGACCCGCGAATTCGGCAAGCACCTGCTGCTCATGGGGAGCGGCAGCGAGGCCGTGCGACGGTTCGGTCGAGATATTCGGCTCCCCGCCGACGATTCCGATTCGGTCGAGAACGGCGACTATACCGGGCCGGAACCCGCGGATGCCGCTCGGGCCCCCGCCGCCAAAAAAGCGGCGGGCCAACCGCAAGGCAGCGGCGCAGGCTCGAATGCAGCCGCGCCGCTATCCGCAGCAGCGAGCCCCGGCTCCGCGCCCGTGCCGATCGGCGGCCACAAACTGCCGCCGCTGCCCTACGCTTACAATGCGCTGGAGCCCTACATCGACGAGAAGACGATGCGCATTCACCACGACAAGCATCACCAGGCGTACGTCGACGACCTGAACAAGGCGGAGCTCAAGCTGGCGGAGGCGAGGCGCAAAAACGACTTCGAGCTCGTCAAGCATTGGGAGCGCGAGCTGGCGTTCAACGGGGCCGGCCATTACCTGCACACGTTGTTCTGGGACACGATGACGCCGGGCGGCGGGGGCAATCCCACCGGCTCTCTCGCGGCTCAAATCGCGAAGGACTTCGGCAGCGTCGACGCCTTCAAGCGGCAGTTCTCCGAAGCGGCCGGCAAGGTCGAAGGAGGCGGCTGGGCGATTCTCGTCTGGAGCCCAAGGGCGCACCGCCTGGAGATCTTGACCGCCGAAAAGCACCAGAACCTGTCGCAATGGGATAACGTGCCGATCCTCCCGCTCGACGTATGGGAGCATGCCTACTACCTCAAGCACCAGAACAAACGGCCCGATTATGTGAAAGACTGGTGGAACGTCGTGAACTGGCCGTACGCCAACGCCCGGTTCGAGGAGGCAAGCAAGCTGAAGTGGCCGCCTTACTGA
- a CDS encoding S-layer homology domain-containing protein, translated as MKKQAYRAIAAVIAVAMLLSSIPLHAIAAVVAAPKTTSIQNEFVKATVDNATGRFSVRTVDGQPIRKKDNGMELTFGGDNPESSFTTFKIDGIDFIFGNPYKLAPEWFSEVSVPETVRNADGTESLITVWTIKGIRISQVITLILGDDLENAGNARISYKVDNTTKASVEVGTRVLLDTSVGGNDGPAFQIGQNYRQPLTVERKLVHEPEKLGYDIEKDEQAYNLHKLPAYWVMRDKLDLSNPLATNVIAYGFNNLFEGGIHIVDEMIVGHWSGLAATKWAYEPNENLDFTTDTNTYGTADTAVAYYWEPAAIKAGESQTYEVVYGLGEIVVPDKVFDIRYLDPVQKLETNADETGYVGDGIFEINAEIENLAMFDMTHSKIKVTISLENGLSFVDENGKELGARSQTMEFRKEIPPEEAAQGIEVIPYKPGETIAAKWRVKASGKPWPTTRQYLVTVSSPETEAKLEDKVAEAGKAQEAEIRAIYESSKSNFVFLPPVGELRPTIVYGMTPKETFYKDDKLISVNVSNIAAYDPGNQETGAAANFDLYLVNVKNGDRYKVPVSQSVKTQPLGNGFAGDMRVSFRGGDKVDADGLTIGTINAQELPLGEYAVSVDFKDKSVPDVAEALSFKTEQTFQVGQNEETRVRKAGVLAVYKMLLDLTGSPDQAHFAAALPADYGGLDGGAFSAKLLSDKAVLAAASKAIAAAAKRINPKLSLDKAVDMAAVPVYGIKAFATEAEFEAFAASLQEEDEGQEIVLEVRGNIVLSGEGENAQYTVNTDTEPAIINKSVAYKGKDLTFPAGDFALASRISVSTDTPFLHTLYASGDGTLSVANSGFVFHKGEWTIDFYNGFDKTLGTGLADTSPEQEAWEEARNPQDDSVNGNLSWANGLIGDAINPYQNLLVSNVFFNKHTLFATPSFSVSGFGLQLSDFILRQDGVSFGGAVKLYIVDGEVKNVMFNQSGFVGIETSLKFKLDKSIGLFKPDGDDSVGGGIDITHFKDPNKYGVENTYGINFEAKLENVMSINAELAFKQVADGRILPDVIAFGSDLPDPGVAVGVATYITSIRGAIRELANTIAGGQHNVPLTLEAGIDMKMGVKPAVFSGAVDLTLKTTGFKVAGSLGLGEGDDVLKMLTEALIQTQWVTPMFLSARATVDIGGWDIIVGKASLFIGQNLEKHRTDFEGMISSKIQVPSSVPVVGGIGFGVRAGANNDKVWAGITLLFVTLGITYYWGGGIEFGTNGSVEDKDALMYLLVQDPELGPRVMAIGNGASVIATSWKNEEPEQQEIKYTAVGEGVDIIDDGSQNIGIGGIVTSNGSKVHSIPMDKVSGDALLEVEYFETKRPKLTFKRADGSSYDIVVGDVANPGATPNATAFEQIVKAVKEGELKPDGTKATKLDALQSTDVRRLYIAVPADEAKTGRWTLTSDQQIRTKLMNLPVQASLTDTAIETQSDKDVFKASWTVKNASPGDTVSLYLSKDKLSERPDPTAEIDPGLLIARDIAVKAGDIGPDGTASGELTIDVRRVASLDGADIRGLLRQGDYYLRTELKTETAFSALTSADPFKLVDGLAPAAVGEVGLKAAGNGQFEVEFPQAVKKAGQEDAQYGYLLTALDDKGRLYEPFGEVMYTEDQLESSLKNGRYRLNVGGWTLVGKPKLDESGSLMRDANGGIVMENVQDRYTGLETGKMYSVGVTTVRVPNEQDGASDNMRYSETVYSGSKLLPKPSKPTLSIDGKPAANGRYDLTVAGGKHELALSADQAGVVVEAVDADGGALGSAELAGTGHSGKLSLAGFDTDGTYAVELHARNKTTGDYGVTMLYLTVDTTAPMIYLDTPESGYRIAGGKLALKGTTNTDAAVTVTNADTDEVLAAFKPDDKGEFAKDIKVTSATKTVALRIESKDAAGNANSAVVEAFNDDLKLPRKLSLKLPDTLVAGGSPVQLEAVVEYTDGSKEKADSAKLSFSVDMGDANVNLSEDGKLAGRKAGSALITAAYEPWEGLTVSGTDVVAVEAAEGESAPTEMATIRAVTAGTGKKDETRVIVTDKGHGGNMAGSELAYRVYADAKQVQLPVFEQDISTWSPLPADGVIEAKDGDRVVVAKRTSDAPKLATAVSAPARAYVYESVAKPSLPDGKIVIGGTEIDLGEGGANVKLPILLGGALTQGLIEADIKKTDGGLDILAKPVREALLAAVESGSKTLSLPIKGNIKQLAFRLDAELVRVLQEKDVALDIESDSGRYTLPAGAIDLAALRKAYPGIELKDIAITLSVAKPSDAELALAGKAGDSPGIALVGAPASFSLTAAAGGATKAIERLAAFAPREIPLPAGKTEKDFTTAVVLEADGSLRQVPTKVSVREGQYYAQMSSLTNSLYAVVRSERKFTDTAGHWASEAIGDLASRLIVSGGGDGTFKPGSPMTRAEFAAILVKALGLKTSADDRTSFTDVSRQAWYYDAVRAASGYGLIGGYGDGRFGPGDKITREQAMIILAKAMKLAGADAAPGANGAAGPLGRFKDVSQASAWAKEGIAAAVASGVIAGQTADKLAPKANMTRAELATAVRRMLQKANLID; from the coding sequence ATGAAGAAACAGGCGTACAGAGCGATCGCGGCCGTGATCGCCGTCGCGATGCTGCTATCGAGCATTCCGCTGCACGCGATCGCCGCTGTCGTCGCCGCGCCGAAGACGACATCGATCCAGAACGAATTCGTCAAGGCGACCGTCGACAACGCGACCGGAAGGTTCAGCGTGCGGACCGTGGACGGACAGCCGATCCGCAAGAAGGACAACGGCATGGAGCTGACGTTCGGCGGAGACAATCCGGAGAGCTCCTTCACGACGTTTAAAATCGACGGCATTGACTTTATTTTCGGGAACCCGTACAAGCTGGCGCCCGAATGGTTTTCCGAAGTCAGCGTACCCGAGACCGTCCGCAACGCGGACGGCACCGAGAGCCTGATCACCGTATGGACAATCAAGGGCATCCGGATCAGCCAGGTCATCACCCTCATATTGGGCGACGATCTGGAAAACGCCGGCAACGCCCGCATCTCCTACAAAGTCGACAACACGACCAAAGCGTCGGTCGAAGTCGGCACGCGCGTGCTGCTCGATACGTCCGTGGGCGGCAACGACGGTCCCGCTTTTCAGATCGGACAAAACTACCGGCAGCCGCTGACCGTCGAGCGCAAGCTCGTGCACGAGCCCGAGAAGCTCGGCTACGATATCGAAAAGGACGAGCAGGCGTACAATTTGCACAAGCTGCCCGCTTACTGGGTCATGCGCGACAAGCTGGACCTGTCCAATCCGCTTGCGACGAACGTGATCGCCTACGGCTTCAACAACCTGTTCGAGGGCGGCATCCATATCGTCGACGAGATGATCGTCGGCCACTGGAGCGGGTTGGCCGCCACCAAGTGGGCTTACGAGCCGAATGAGAACCTGGACTTCACGACCGATACCAACACGTACGGCACGGCCGACACCGCGGTCGCCTATTATTGGGAGCCGGCCGCGATAAAGGCGGGGGAAAGCCAGACCTACGAGGTCGTTTACGGACTGGGCGAGATCGTCGTGCCGGACAAGGTGTTCGACATCCGCTATCTGGACCCGGTCCAGAAGCTCGAGACGAACGCGGACGAGACCGGCTATGTCGGCGACGGCATCTTCGAGATCAACGCGGAGATCGAGAATCTCGCGATGTTCGATATGACGCATAGCAAGATCAAGGTCACGATCAGTCTCGAGAACGGGCTGTCGTTCGTGGACGAAAACGGCAAGGAATTGGGCGCGAGATCGCAGACGATGGAATTCCGCAAGGAAATTCCACCGGAGGAAGCCGCTCAGGGCATCGAGGTCATCCCTTACAAGCCGGGCGAGACGATCGCCGCGAAATGGCGTGTCAAGGCCAGCGGGAAGCCTTGGCCGACGACGCGTCAGTACCTGGTCACCGTCAGCAGCCCGGAGACCGAGGCCAAGCTCGAGGACAAGGTAGCGGAGGCCGGGAAGGCGCAGGAGGCTGAGATCCGCGCGATCTACGAATCGTCGAAGTCGAACTTCGTCTTTTTGCCGCCGGTGGGCGAGCTGCGTCCGACGATCGTGTACGGCATGACGCCGAAGGAGACCTTCTACAAGGACGACAAGCTCATCTCGGTGAACGTATCGAACATCGCGGCCTACGATCCGGGCAATCAGGAGACGGGCGCGGCGGCGAACTTCGATCTTTATTTGGTCAATGTTAAAAACGGAGACCGCTACAAGGTTCCCGTGTCCCAGTCTGTCAAGACGCAGCCGCTCGGCAACGGCTTCGCCGGCGACATGCGCGTCTCGTTCCGCGGCGGAGACAAGGTGGACGCCGACGGACTGACGATCGGAACGATCAACGCGCAGGAGCTGCCGCTCGGCGAGTATGCCGTGTCCGTGGACTTCAAGGACAAGTCGGTTCCGGACGTCGCGGAGGCGCTGAGCTTCAAGACGGAACAGACGTTCCAGGTCGGACAGAACGAAGAGACGCGCGTCCGCAAGGCCGGCGTGCTGGCCGTCTACAAAATGCTGCTCGACTTGACGGGCAGCCCGGACCAGGCGCATTTCGCCGCAGCGCTGCCCGCCGACTACGGCGGCCTCGACGGCGGCGCGTTCAGCGCCAAGCTGTTATCGGACAAAGCGGTGCTGGCAGCTGCGAGCAAGGCGATTGCTGCGGCGGCCAAGCGCATCAATCCGAAGCTTAGCCTCGACAAAGCGGTCGACATGGCCGCCGTGCCCGTATACGGCATCAAAGCCTTCGCAACGGAGGCCGAGTTCGAAGCGTTCGCGGCTTCGCTCCAGGAAGAGGACGAAGGGCAGGAAATCGTGCTCGAGGTCAGAGGCAATATTGTGCTGTCCGGCGAGGGAGAGAACGCGCAGTATACGGTGAACACGGATACCGAGCCGGCGATCATCAACAAGAGCGTCGCCTACAAGGGCAAGGACCTGACGTTCCCGGCGGGCGACTTTGCGCTTGCTTCCCGTATTAGCGTCAGCACGGACACGCCGTTCCTGCATACGCTGTACGCGTCCGGCGATGGCACGCTCAGCGTGGCCAACAGCGGGTTCGTGTTCCACAAGGGCGAATGGACGATCGATTTTTACAACGGCTTCGACAAGACGCTAGGCACCGGGCTGGCGGATACGTCGCCCGAGCAGGAGGCGTGGGAGGAGGCCAGAAATCCGCAGGACGATTCGGTAAACGGCAACCTGAGCTGGGCGAACGGCCTGATCGGAGACGCGATCAACCCGTATCAGAACTTGCTCGTGTCCAACGTATTTTTTAACAAGCATACCTTGTTCGCGACGCCGAGCTTCTCCGTATCCGGCTTCGGCCTGCAGCTGTCGGACTTCATTCTCCGCCAGGACGGGGTATCGTTCGGCGGTGCCGTCAAGCTGTACATCGTCGACGGGGAAGTCAAGAACGTCATGTTCAACCAATCGGGCTTCGTCGGCATCGAGACCTCGCTCAAGTTCAAGCTGGACAAGTCGATCGGCCTGTTCAAGCCGGACGGCGACGACTCGGTCGGCGGGGGCATCGACATTACGCATTTCAAGGATCCGAACAAGTATGGCGTCGAAAACACCTACGGCATCAACTTCGAGGCCAAGCTGGAAAATGTCATGTCGATCAATGCGGAGCTGGCGTTCAAGCAGGTGGCGGACGGGCGCATTCTGCCCGACGTCATCGCCTTCGGCAGCGATCTGCCCGATCCGGGCGTCGCCGTCGGCGTCGCGACTTATATTACGAGCATTCGCGGCGCGATCCGTGAGCTCGCGAACACGATCGCGGGCGGCCAGCACAACGTGCCGCTGACGCTCGAAGCCGGCATCGACATGAAGATGGGCGTGAAGCCCGCTGTGTTCAGCGGCGCGGTCGATCTCACGCTGAAGACGACCGGCTTCAAGGTCGCCGGCTCGCTCGGACTCGGCGAGGGCGACGACGTCCTCAAGATGCTGACCGAAGCGCTCATCCAGACCCAATGGGTGACCCCGATGTTCCTCTCGGCACGCGCAACGGTCGATATCGGCGGGTGGGACATTATCGTCGGCAAAGCCAGCCTGTTCATCGGTCAAAACCTGGAGAAGCATCGCACGGACTTCGAGGGCATGATCAGCTCGAAGATTCAGGTGCCGAGCAGCGTCCCGGTCGTCGGCGGCATCGGCTTCGGCGTGCGTGCCGGCGCCAACAACGACAAAGTATGGGCGGGCATCACCTTGCTGTTCGTGACGCTCGGGATTACGTATTATTGGGGCGGCGGCATCGAGTTCGGCACGAACGGCTCCGTGGAGGACAAGGACGCGCTCATGTACCTGCTTGTCCAGGATCCTGAGCTCGGGCCGCGGGTCATGGCGATCGGCAATGGCGCGAGCGTCATTGCGACGTCCTGGAAAAACGAGGAGCCCGAACAACAGGAGATCAAGTACACGGCGGTCGGCGAAGGCGTCGATATCATCGACGACGGCTCGCAGAACATCGGCATCGGCGGCATCGTCACGTCGAACGGCTCCAAGGTGCACAGCATTCCGATGGACAAGGTGTCCGGAGACGCGCTGCTTGAGGTCGAATACTTCGAGACGAAGCGTCCGAAGCTTACCTTCAAGCGGGCGGACGGCAGCAGCTACGATATCGTCGTGGGGGATGTCGCCAATCCGGGCGCCACGCCGAACGCGACGGCCTTCGAGCAGATCGTCAAAGCAGTCAAGGAAGGCGAACTTAAGCCTGACGGCACGAAGGCGACGAAGCTGGATGCGCTGCAATCGACGGACGTGCGCAGGCTGTATATCGCGGTTCCGGCAGACGAGGCCAAGACCGGCCGCTGGACGCTGACGTCGGATCAGCAGATCCGCACGAAGCTGATGAACCTGCCGGTTCAGGCGTCGCTGACGGATACGGCGATCGAGACGCAGTCCGACAAGGATGTATTCAAAGCAAGCTGGACGGTCAAGAACGCGTCGCCAGGCGACACGGTCAGCCTGTATCTGTCCAAGGACAAGCTGTCCGAGCGGCCGGACCCGACGGCGGAGATCGACCCGGGCCTGCTGATCGCCAGGGACATTGCTGTGAAGGCCGGGGACATCGGTCCGGACGGCACCGCTTCGGGCGAGCTGACGATCGACGTGCGCAGGGTGGCATCGCTGGACGGCGCCGATATCCGGGGCTTGCTGCGTCAGGGCGATTATTACCTGCGCACGGAGCTCAAGACAGAGACTGCATTTTCCGCGCTGACATCGGCAGATCCCTTCAAGCTCGTCGACGGGCTGGCGCCTGCGGCGGTCGGCGAAGTCGGCTTGAAGGCGGCGGGCAACGGCCAATTCGAGGTCGAGTTCCCGCAGGCCGTCAAGAAGGCGGGCCAAGAGGATGCGCAGTACGGCTATCTCCTCACGGCGCTGGACGACAAAGGCCGGCTGTACGAGCCGTTCGGCGAAGTCATGTACACCGAGGACCAGCTGGAGAGCTCGCTCAAGAACGGACGCTACCGCTTGAATGTCGGCGGCTGGACGCTCGTCGGCAAGCCGAAGCTGGACGAGAGCGGCTCGCTGATGCGCGACGCGAACGGCGGCATCGTCATGGAGAACGTGCAGGACCGCTATACCGGTCTGGAAACGGGCAAAATGTACAGCGTCGGCGTGACGACGGTGCGGGTGCCGAACGAGCAGGACGGCGCGAGCGACAACATGCGCTACTCGGAGACGGTGTATTCCGGCAGCAAGCTGCTGCCGAAGCCGTCCAAGCCGACGCTCTCGATCGACGGCAAGCCGGCCGCGAACGGGCGGTACGACCTGACGGTCGCGGGCGGCAAGCACGAGCTCGCGCTGAGCGCGGATCAAGCCGGCGTTGTGGTCGAAGCCGTCGACGCGGACGGCGGCGCGCTCGGCAGCGCCGAGCTGGCGGGCACGGGGCACAGCGGCAAGCTGTCGCTGGCGGGCTTCGACACGGACGGCACTTATGCCGTGGAGCTGCACGCGCGCAATAAAACGACCGGCGATTACGGCGTGACGATGCTCTATCTTACGGTCGACACGACGGCGCCGATGATTTACCTCGATACGCCGGAGAGCGGCTACCGGATCGCCGGCGGCAAGCTCGCGCTTAAGGGAACGACGAATACGGACGCCGCGGTGACGGTGACGAACGCCGACACGGACGAGGTGCTGGCCGCGTTCAAGCCGGACGACAAAGGCGAGTTCGCGAAGGATATAAAGGTCACGTCTGCGACCAAGACGGTCGCGCTGCGAATCGAATCGAAGGATGCCGCGGGCAATGCGAACAGCGCCGTCGTCGAAGCGTTCAACGACGACCTGAAGCTGCCTAGAAAGCTGTCGCTGAAGCTGCCGGATACGCTCGTCGCAGGCGGCAGCCCCGTTCAGCTTGAAGCGGTCGTCGAATATACGGACGGCAGCAAGGAAAAAGCGGACAGCGCGAAGCTGAGCTTCTCCGTGGACATGGGAGACGCCAACGTCAATCTGTCCGAGGACGGCAAGCTGGCGGGCCGCAAGGCCGGCAGCGCATTGATCACGGCCGCCTACGAGCCGTGGGAAGGCCTGACGGTATCGGGCACCGATGTCGTCGCGGTCGAAGCGGCGGAAGGCGAATCCGCGCCGACCGAGATGGCGACGATCCGCGCGGTAACGGCGGGCACGGGCAAAAAAGACGAAACGCGGGTCATCGTAACCGACAAGGGACACGGCGGCAATATGGCAGGCAGCGAGCTGGCGTACAGAGTGTACGCGGACGCCAAGCAGGTGCAGCTCCCTGTGTTCGAGCAGGACATCTCGACATGGAGCCCGCTTCCGGCCGACGGCGTCATCGAAGCGAAGGACGGCGACCGCGTCGTCGTGGCGAAGCGGACGTCCGATGCGCCGAAGCTGGCGACGGCGGTGTCGGCGCCTGCAAGGGCGTACGTCTACGAGTCGGTCGCGAAGCCGAGCCTGCCGGACGGCAAGATCGTCATTGGCGGCACCGAGATCGATCTCGGAGAAGGCGGCGCCAACGTGAAGCTGCCGATTCTGCTGGGCGGCGCATTGACGCAAGGCTTGATCGAGGCCGACATCAAGAAGACGGACGGCGGCCTGGACATTCTGGCGAAGCCGGTGCGGGAAGCGCTGCTTGCGGCGGTCGAAAGCGGAAGCAAGACGCTGTCGCTGCCGATCAAGGGTAATATCAAGCAGCTGGCCTTCCGGCTTGATGCCGAGCTGGTTCGGGTGCTCCAGGAAAAAGACGTCGCGCTGGACATTGAATCGGATAGCGGGCGGTATACCTTGCCGGCAGGCGCGATCGATCTGGCGGCGCTCCGGAAGGCGTATCCGGGCATCGAGCTCAAGGATATCGCGATCACGCTGTCGGTGGCGAAGCCCTCCGACGCCGAGCTGGCCCTTGCCGGCAAAGCCGGCGACAGTCCGGGCATCGCGCTTGTCGGCGCGCCCGCGAGCTTTTCGCTCACGGCTGCCGCAGGCGGCGCGACCAAGGCGATCGAGCGGCTCGCGGCGTTCGCGCCAAGAGAAATTCCGCTGCCGGCCGGCAAGACCGAAAAAGACTTCACGACGGCGGTCGTGCTGGAGGCGGACGGCAGCCTTCGCCAGGTGCCGACCAAGGTGTCGGTCAGAGAAGGGCAATATTATGCGCAAATGTCCAGCTTGACGAACAGTCTCTACGCCGTTGTGCGCAGCGAACGCAAGTTCACGGATACCGCGGGTCACTGGGCGTCTGAAGCGATCGGCGACCTGGCCTCGAGGCTGATCGTGTCGGGCGGCGGAGACGGCACGTTTAAGCCCGGCAGCCCGATGACGCGGGCGGAGTTCGCGGCGATCCTCGTCAAGGCGCTTGGGCTTAAGACCTCGGCGGACGACCGGACGTCATTTACGGACGTGTCCCGCCAGGCGTGGTACTACGATGCCGTTCGCGCGGCTAGCGGGTACGGTTTGATCGGCGGCTACGGCGACGGCCGATTCGGCCCGGGCGACAAGATCACGCGCGAGCAAGCGATGATCATTCTCGCGAAGGCGATGAAGCTGGCCGGCGCGGACGCGGCGCCGGGCGCCAATGGAGCAGCAGGACCGCTAGGCCGCTTCAAGGATGTGTCCCAGGCATCGGCCTGGGCGAAGGAAGGCATCGCGGCTGCCGTCGCCTCGGGCGTCATCGCCGGACAGACGGCGGACAAGCTAGCGCCAAAAGCGAACATGACGCGAGCGGAGCTGGCCACGGCTGTCCGCAGAATGCTGCAAAAAGCGAACTTGATTGATTAA
- a CDS encoding sensor domain-containing diguanylate cyclase has product MHRLRFWRGKGIHLSVIFTAVVVLSVTLTAALNTIVGFEAQKDSLSRNTLELNQITANELSVAVDTIFDSMTQSLNSASAHFSISENRVKEAAKWLDFVRGSMSFFNSLALVDESGKITAASPDNGDLVGQVLKSAASKQALTERKPLVSEPYVAVTNRLIVLVSQPIFDGDGTYRGFICGTIYLHGSNVLDKILGKQGPNLNGSYYYVVDKKGNIIYHPEKIRIGDNVASNPAVAEIMAGKGGHMKLVNTKGVPMLSGYAIVPSVQWGIVSQTPAATVTDSVRGIVARMALVSMPFILLLALLVIGVSHRLAFPLRRLAVYASLLNKGETDKVPALRLRHHLIYEANELNRAVIDAFRVMGDRTEALSLEAQTDALTGLHNRRFFDSLLASWDRQQMPYAVVLMDLDRFKSVNDTYGHLKGDEVLRFLAARLIAGKRDGDYACRYGGEEFVLLLPYGDKELAYQLAENIRIALMVEDAPIGKPVTLSLGVASYPEDGASAAEVVHCADLALYQAKEKGRNRSVMYAASIQSNP; this is encoded by the coding sequence ATGCATAGATTAAGGTTTTGGCGGGGCAAGGGGATCCATCTATCCGTCATCTTCACCGCCGTCGTCGTACTGTCCGTTACGTTGACGGCTGCGCTGAATACGATCGTGGGCTTCGAGGCGCAAAAGGATTCGTTGTCCCGCAATACGCTCGAGCTGAACCAGATCACGGCCAACGAGCTGAGCGTCGCCGTCGATACGATTTTCGACTCCATGACACAGTCCCTGAACTCGGCGAGCGCCCACTTTTCGATTTCGGAAAATAGAGTCAAGGAGGCAGCCAAATGGCTGGACTTTGTCAGGGGCAGCATGTCCTTCTTCAACTCGCTGGCGCTCGTGGACGAGAGCGGCAAGATTACCGCAGCCTCGCCGGACAACGGAGACCTGGTCGGACAGGTGCTGAAGTCGGCCGCCTCCAAGCAGGCGTTGACCGAGCGCAAGCCGCTCGTATCCGAGCCTTACGTAGCCGTGACCAACCGGCTGATCGTGCTTGTCAGCCAGCCGATTTTCGACGGGGACGGGACGTATCGCGGCTTTATCTGCGGTACGATCTACCTGCACGGCAGCAACGTATTGGACAAGATTCTCGGCAAGCAAGGTCCGAATCTCAACGGCTCCTATTACTATGTCGTCGATAAGAAGGGCAATATCATCTATCACCCGGAGAAAATTCGAATCGGGGACAACGTCGCGTCGAATCCCGCGGTCGCCGAGATCATGGCAGGCAAAGGCGGTCATATGAAGCTCGTGAACACCAAGGGTGTTCCGATGCTCTCCGGTTACGCCATCGTGCCGTCCGTGCAGTGGGGTATCGTCTCCCAGACGCCTGCCGCAACGGTGACCGACAGCGTCAGAGGCATCGTGGCCCGCATGGCCCTGGTGTCCATGCCGTTTATTCTGCTGCTCGCGCTGCTCGTCATCGGCGTATCACACCGGCTCGCTTTTCCGCTTCGCCGGCTGGCGGTATATGCCTCCCTGCTTAATAAGGGGGAGACGGACAAGGTTCCCGCTCTACGGTTGCGGCATCATCTGATTTATGAAGCCAATGAATTGAACAGAGCGGTGATCGATGCCTTCCGCGTGATGGGCGACCGCACCGAGGCGCTCTCTCTCGAAGCACAGACGGATGCGCTTACAGGCTTGCATAACAGACGGTTTTTCGACTCGCTGCTTGCTTCCTGGGATCGTCAGCAGATGCCCTATGCGGTCGTTCTCATGGATCTGGATCGCTTCAAGTCCGTCAACGACACGTACGGCCATCTTAAAGGAGACGAGGTGCTGCGCTTCCTGGCGGCGCGGCTGATCGCCGGCAAGCGGGACGGCGACTATGCATGCCGGTACGGCGGGGAGGAGTTCGTTCTGCTGCTGCCTTACGGGGACAAAGAGCTGGCTTATCAGCTCGCAGAGAACATTCGCATCGCCCTGATGGTGGAGGATGCGCCGATCGGCAAGCCGGTCACGCTGTCGCTGGGCGTCGCCTCCTATCCGGAAGACGGCGCGAGCGCCGCCGAGGTCGTTCACTGTGCGGACTTGGCGCTCTATCAGGCCAAGGAAAAAGGGCGAAACCGTTCGGTCATGTATGCGGCGTCAATCCAGTCAAATCCATAA